A single genomic interval of Cupriavidus sp. MP-37 harbors:
- a CDS encoding outer membrane protein assembly factor BamE: protein MRSIRSSAMRPTLVVSLLAAALLAGACSAYDSTSRKVANAITPYRINIVQGNFVSREAASQLREGMTRDQVKFLLGTPLLTDVFHANRWDYVFSFRRGNTSVVQQRRYTVFFDGDRLVKFGGDELPSEYELIAEIDGMKKALKEQTPGKISTSAAAAPAEPQTTVENFVPRQAQQPETAGAAAQSAQPAQPAAEPAAPAQATAPADTAKPAAN from the coding sequence ATGCGTTCTATCCGTTCGTCCGCCATGCGTCCGACGCTGGTTGTCTCCCTGCTGGCCGCGGCCCTGCTGGCCGGCGCCTGCTCGGCCTACGATTCCACTTCGCGCAAGGTAGCCAACGCCATCACGCCGTACCGGATCAACATCGTGCAGGGCAACTTTGTCTCGCGCGAAGCCGCCTCGCAGTTGCGCGAGGGCATGACCCGCGACCAGGTCAAGTTCCTGCTCGGCACGCCGCTGCTGACCGACGTGTTCCATGCCAACCGCTGGGATTATGTGTTTTCGTTCCGCCGCGGCAATACCTCCGTGGTGCAGCAGCGCCGCTACACGGTGTTCTTCGACGGCGACCGGCTGGTCAAGTTTGGCGGCGATGAACTGCCGTCCGAGTATGAGCTGATTGCCGAAATCGACGGCATGAAGAAGGCGCTCAAGGAGCAGACGCCGGGCAAGATCTCGACCAGCGCAGCCGCGGCGCCGGCCGAGCCGCAAACCACGGTCGAGAACTTTGTGCCGCGGCAGGCCCAGCAGCCTGAAACGGCCGGTGCGGCTGCACAATCGGCCCAGCCGGCCCAGCCGGCAGCCGAACCGGCGGCCCCGGCCCAGGCCACCGCGCCCGCCGACACGGCCAAGCCCGCCGCCAACTGA
- the fur gene encoding ferric iron uptake transcriptional regulator has translation MPSPADLKNIGLKATVPRLKILEIFQTSEQRHLSAEDVYRILLNEHMDIGLATVYRVLTQFEQAGLLSRNNFESGKAIFELNEGKHHDHLVCLDCGRVEEFFDSEIEQRQQSIARERGFTLQEHALSLYGNCTKTNCPHRPKR, from the coding sequence ATGCCGAGTCCGGCGGACCTCAAGAATATTGGCCTGAAGGCGACCGTGCCCAGGCTGAAGATTCTTGAAATTTTTCAGACCAGCGAGCAGCGTCACCTGAGCGCGGAAGACGTCTACCGTATCCTGCTCAACGAGCATATGGATATCGGCCTGGCCACCGTCTACCGCGTGCTGACCCAGTTCGAGCAGGCCGGCCTGCTGTCGCGCAACAACTTCGAGTCCGGCAAGGCGATCTTCGAACTCAACGAAGGCAAGCACCACGACCACCTGGTGTGCCTGGATTGCGGCCGGGTCGAGGAATTCTTCGATTCCGAGATCGAGCAGCGCCAGCAAAGCATTGCGCGCGAGCGCGGCTTTACCCTGCAGGAACACGCGTTGTCGCTGTACGGCAACTGCACCAAGACCAACTGTCCCCACAGACCCAAACGATAA